From the genome of Penaeus chinensis breed Huanghai No. 1 chromosome 13, ASM1920278v2, whole genome shotgun sequence:
tttcgtgaattgTTAAAACGGCTTTATTTCATGTGTCTCTTACCTGTCTCTATGTGGAATATACCATGGTATTTCTATGTGCagatattacataaataaatacaatattaagAGTATAAACGAAATAACTACGGCGATAATGCATAGGTAATCAAATGTGACCAGTCAAGTACTAAGAAGCATTATAAATTCTTACACTGATGTTTACAAGTTGTACAATTAATCACATGAACAGGAAAGTGCCTATGTACATTCGGCAGGAATCCACAGCTTCTCATTACCTTCCCTGTTAAGATACTATATTTTTCTTAAGTTGAttacatatataatctctctttttCGATATTGCCAGAAATGAGATATACGTTGGTCTAGCGACCTAAATTTAATCCCTGATTCTtctgtatgcttgcgtgtgtatgcgttagcgggagtgtgagtgtgtgagtatgtgtatgtcattgtgttttgtgtgtttattagatGCAATGCTATTCTTGTTGAAGGTTTTCCCTTCAACACAAGCTTACAAGTTTGCAAATAATCTATGCCCGATTGCCTCACACATGCACCGTCGAATGTTTATGCGGGAAATCTAATTTCAATACTCATGCATACTGTTAATTCTCCTAATGTACATATTCAATATCCAATGAAGTAGATCTGCATTTGCTattcaacaaataaaaatatacataatatgaaatactgatatatgtatcAAGTAAAATCTAATTTGTATATTATCTAGTAAGTATGCCCAAGTTTGCCTAATAGGCTTACATATACttaatttacaaataaatatgcatatttaactGTGACTGATTACAATGATTGCCAATGCGCTCTACCGTGTTCACGAAACAGCTCTTACCCCACTGAATGAACATATTTGTttcaaacaacatcaacaattttGATTCATAATTTTCGTTGATGTATCTTTTCAAATGTTATCGTTCTTGTATTGTACATTTcccatacaaaacaaaaacaaaacaacaacaacaacaacaaaaacggtcGGGTGTTGTAACATTTCGATAGTTTTCTAGCCTTTCCAAAAGTTATATGAATGCAAAAGGTAATACTCAGTGACATCAAAGTCACACGTCCAGATATGTGTACCCAATGCGTAATGTGTAAGCAGTGACGCAACAAATTCTGCTCTATGATATCATGTAACCCTTGCAGCAAGTGAGGAAAAATAGTAAGAAATATTTGGCTCTGTTTAGGTACTGCCATTtgaaaacacacaccacacacacgcgcgcacacacacacacacacacacacacacacacacacagacacacacacacacacacacacacacacacacacacacacacatacacacgcgcacatatattctGTATCTAGCGTATAAATTACAATTGCTCTCTACTTGTTATCAACGCCAGCAATAACACAATTCATATCTCGGAATGCGTAAatgtctgtgaaaaaaaaaaaaaatctcgatgtGCGagaatgtctgtgtatatatgtatatataatatacatgtatacatatatacgcacacgcacacacacacacacacacgtaaatatatatgcatatatatatatatatatatatatatatatatatatgtgtgtgtgtgtgtgtgtgtgtgtgtgtgtgtgtgtgtgtgtgtgtttatacataatatataatcatatatatatataaatatatatatatatatatatatatatatatatatatgtgtgtgtgtgtgtgtgtgtgtgtgtgtgtgtgtgtgtatgtagattaacattatatatgtatatatatatataaacatacttattgttattattatcattattaatatcattattattattattatatatatacatacacacacacacacacacacacacacatatatatatatatatatatatatatatatatatacatatatatatgtatacatatatatatatacatgtatatatttatatctttttttttttttttttttttttttatacagccatatccactgcaggacataagcctctctcaatccactattgagaggttatatggcagtgccacccttgcctgattggatgcccctccggttatatggcacacacacacacacacacacacacacacacacacacacacacacacacacacagaccatttTACTTACAGAGAAAGCTCAAGCACAAATGcgcaagcaaacacatacattatCACTCAACCTTGGTTACTTGAAGTGCCTAACTCGCTGTCATAAATGTAGGCATAAATTTACTTGTgtatgatattaaaaaataaatacttgTATATGATATTTAAAAGACGAAACAAATGCTAAAATAGACATTAGTCTGATTGCTTTACTGGACATCTACGGCACTGTAGTTAGGGGTGGTGGCTGCACGATAAAAGCTTATCAGGAGGATAATGCTTCCAGTAAttcttcatttgcatatatatagtacatacagtgactatatattactcacacacgcacttttGCACCTACTGGCACCTACAAACATACTGAGTGATCACCATTCGCTACGTGGGAGTCCTGTTCGTGCCAGGATTCCCATGCTATGACCATCCCACTGAATTCAGACGAAGTAATTGCCACTAGAGGGGATGCCGTGCAGGGGTAACGTTATCCATCATACAACTTGGGAAAGTGAGGCGAGTTACTTTTATCCATAATTATAAATAGTTCTATAAATAGTTTTTGCTTTACTTGCATATTTATTTGAGATAATTTCCTAGGGTGGCGATTAGTTTTTTGGGGGAATTTTGTTACAGACAAGGTCTCACTTACCAATGAATCTATTAATATTTCCTACATGACCTCATTGGATTGtctttaaaattataatgatatctataCTATTGATACTATTCTTGACGatgtgattattatcatgttactgagagagtaataacaataaaaaagtaaaggaaaagggtaaacttgTAGAGCGATTTGTTTGTGATAACTACAAATAAACCTAGCAGTAGGCATGGCAAGCGTTTCATGCTATCCAAGCACAACTCCCTATCTGTGGCCACGAATTTCGCtgcacttaacccaatgccgtcggggaaaatgaacaaaaaatggggaaaatgctgtgcccattttctatattttttgtgaaatatctgctcatagatggctttgctagtgcttagccacaaaggggtcaattaatagaccttgtgaccatacgtgatttgaattggcgggaaaaacgtgttttttactagtgctatggatatcgatggtgttatttttattataaacattataattattataatgttttttaatattagtaacagcaaaataagataatgtaaaatatttcgtaaatcaaagaaaagggtgaacgggcaaaacgggcagtactcctaactggctcattggtgacttagtacaagtatagccatctatgtgtaaaaacaatcaaacaagtactaacagtgggcatagcacgtgtctacccgtcgtacccgtcggcaaggggttaagagcaTGGAACCAGCGACTTGTACAAAGTCTTCGTCAAGTTCTAATGAGAAACGTTTGAAAGTGGCAACACCGCACATGTGGTACAAGGCACTGTTATTCCCTTGTTATAAAGGATCAGCTGATAGCTGGAAGAGCCAATGTTCTTTTAATTTGTGGATACGTATGTGGATCCGTATACTTTTAACTTCCAAAAATTTAAGTGACTATTAATTGACATTTTATAATGCTAGTTTGATCTTAACCCACTATAAAATAAATTGTTAAAAAAACTGTCCTTTGTATCTTAAATCGAGAAAAAATGTTGTTACGTAGGTATCATTGTTTCGAAgggtgtcaaatctgtttatcattGATGTAACTCCTTGAATACAGCATAAGTTAACTTTCATTGCTGCGAGCAGAGGGATCACGTCTGACAGGCAAGACTCTGCCGAGCTGACGGTCTTCAGGGCTTCAAgcatggaaacagagagagagagagagagagagagagagagagagagagagagagagagagagagagagagagaaagagaaagagaaagagagagagagagagaaagagagagagagagagagagagagagagagagagagagagagagagagacagagagagagagaaagagagagagagagagagagagagagagagagagagagagagagagagagagagagagagagagagagagagagagagagagaggttaacgtTTCGGGATTGTTATCCTCCATGACAGATACCTTTacatttatcaattcatatatttgtttatttagttttacAAACTATAGAACTGCAATGCATAGGACACGGTTATACAATGATAAATTAACCATTTTCATACATTATGGCTGGTTTAGTTTtgtatctcgttttttttcttctaccctGTGTCATACTTTTAGATGTTTCTGTGTTAGTTTAAGGAATTATTGAAGAATAATAAATGTCAgtattgaatgtatgtatacatgtatgtgtgtatcctcgtatgtatgtttgtatgcatatgtagaatatatatgtgagcgtgtgtgtgtattaattcatttataggcatatgcaaaaaaaaaaaaaaaaaaaaattacgatgcTGATTCATTATGCATGCAAGGTGTTAGTAAAGAAAGTGTTCATTATATCAGGTTCACATAAAATAAATCGATTCTTGCATATCATTTACTAGTCAGACTGCATATCCAGTCCTCAAATATCCGGAGACAAATGTTatgtacactatgtatatatccTGGCTAGCGATGTTAGTGCAGGCAAGGGGCAAGTAAGTATTACTTCTCAAAAGTAATTCCCTGGGCCCTTTGTTGCTCGGCGATCTCGAGGAGTCTGTAGacgtgaggggggagaggaggggggacgggcAGGAGGTCGGAGGAAGGCTGGTAACCGAACTCATCAGCGACGTAAGTGAATTCAGCGACTCCTCCTTCGGGGAAGGGGAAGCTGTgggaacgaaggggagagggcggggttaATGCTTGGTGTGGTAAAGAACTTGGAAGATAATATTGAGTAAACATTGATAATGGAATGGATCACTAATGGCAATCTCTTCTATACGCACAGTTCACTTACACGTGCTATGATAAATAAAACTATTCACGTCTAGGCTTCTGTTTAGAATAATCGATATACATAGATGGACCATATGAGACGCGAATGTAGTAAATAGTGACGTTTATGTAGAACAATGTGTGAAGTGTTGTGAAGTAGCTTGATCCCTTTATTACCTGAAGGCTCCCTGCATGTTGCTCTGACCCTGAGAGCCTGGAGTGCCAACCTTCTCAGTCCTGATACCGTTGCTGGTCTCGAAGCGGTACCTGAAGTTGCCGTCGCCGCGGTCCTCGCGCTCGTCCACCAGGATCTCGGCGTCGTACTCCGGGTGGCGGTTCTGCGACTGGGGCATCGGGGAGGCAGCCACCAGGCCGGCCAGGCAGACAAGGAAGATctgtaataacagtcataatgatgatggtaatgattcatCAAAATTGTATCACGAATGCCAGTATTTTGCGAGGGGAATGAATTCTCCATAAACCTATTTGACACTCACCAGATGCATAATGCTCGAGTGCTTGTGGAACAATGGTGCACATCGGTGAATGTTCATCCTATATATACCTACCCTCTTTGACCGTATTGCTCAacatgcacacactcagacacgcatGCCCACCTTAAGGCTTACATAATGAAAttcgaacacacatacacgcatgcatacatgcacatatactatatatgtatatctatacacatacattcatatatgtatatatttacttacatatgtatgtatgtatgtatgtatatcccaatgccgacgggcatgacgtgtacgtacgtgctatgcccactgtgagttacatgtttgattgttttactcatagatggctacacttgtactaagttaccaatgagccagttacgagtactgcctgtctcgcccgtttacccttttctttgatttacgaaaatattttacgttgtcttatcttgctgttactattatttataacattatagtaattataatgtttataataaaaataacaccatcgatattcaatgcaccagtaaaaaatacgttttgtccgccaattcaaatcaggtaagctcTACTAAATGACTCTTCTGTTGCTacgcactagtagagccatctatatacagagacatttcacaaaataaatatagaaaatgagcacagcattttccccattttttattcattttccccggcggcattgggatatatatatatatatatatatatatatatatatatatatatttacatgtatatttacatatatacatgtatatacatatttatgtatatgtccacacacgcacccccccccccccacacacacacatacatgtgtatatatgtatgtatgtctgtaagtataaATCTATGATTACTATTCACAAAATGTTTAGAGTCTATAAGCATTGGCGATATTTTCTAGCGCTGGAtgaatatatgcaataataataataataataatatatatagagaggggttAAGTCACAAATGATTGACATTTTATGATACTAAATTGTTCTTAACCCActgtaaaatatatgataaaaaacggGTTTTGTACCTCTTTTACCTTGTTTCGTAGGCATCATTGCTTTGATGGGTGCCAAGTGCAATGTTGATCtcaaacattttattttcattgctgtaACTCCTTGAATACTGGtaagggtaatgataacaatgtataaGGTAACTTTCATGGTTGCAAGCAGAAGGATCTCGTCTGATTGGCAAGAATCTGCCGAGCTGACGGTCTTCAGGTTTCAAGCATGGAATCAGTGATTCTAAATTAGCCGGGTCCATCTCGATTTTTAATAATTGTCGTTTAgttgtaatagagagagagagagagagaggggggggggggtggaagagaaagagagagaga
Proteins encoded in this window:
- the LOC125031919 gene encoding cuticle protein AMP1B-like, which codes for MPQSQNRHPEYDAEILVDEREDRGDGNFRYRFETSNGIRTEKVGTPGSQGQSNMQGAFSFPFPEGGVAEFTYVADEFGYQPSSDLLPVPPPLPPHVYRLLEIAEQQRAQGITFEK